The nucleotide sequence ATCCGGACGGTGCTCGAGACCTATCGCGACACGCTGTTCACTGAGCTTTTTCCCGGGCGCACAGAGGTGCCGAAGACCTTGATCTTCGCCAAGGACGACCACCATGCCGAAGAGATTGTCGAGATCGCCCGCGAGGTGTTCGACCAGGGGAACGACTTCGCCAAGAAAATCACCTACCGGGTTGGGGCGGGTTATGCGGAGCAGCTGATCAACGCGTTCCGGAATTCCTACAATCCCCGCATCGCCGTCACGGTCGACATGATCGCCACCGGCACCGACGTGAAGGCCATCGAGGCGCTGATCTTCCTCCGGGATGTCCGCTCGGCCGTCTACTTCGAGCAGATGCGGGGCCGCGGCGTGCGGACGATCGACCCGGCAACGCTTGCGACCATCACGCCAGGTGCCGGGGTGAAGGACCGCTTCGTGCTGGTCGACGCCGTCGGCGTGACGGACAGCCTGAAGGTTCAGGCCGTGCCGCTCGACCGCGAACATGGCGTGGCGTTCGAGAAACTGCTGGAGCAGATCGCCAGCGGCCGCAGCGACGAGGATGCCGTCGCCACTCTGGCCGGGCGCCTTGCTCGACTGGACCGCAAGCTCGACCCGGCCGCCCGCGCCAAGGTGGAAGCGGTCGCGGGCAAGCCGCTCAGCGCACTCGCCGGTGAGCTGGTCGAAGCCATGGACGCCGACGCGATCATCTCCGAGGCCGAAACCCGCAACGGCCCGCGGCCAACCGCCGAGCAAATCGAGGCCGTCGCCGCCGAACGCCGGGAAGCGGCGCTGTCGGCCTACAACAACCCCGACCTCCGACGCGTGCTGATCGAGGTGAAGAAGGCGTCGGAGGTCATCATCGACGACATCAGCCGGGACGTGACCACCTCCTCGGCGTGGGACGAGGGACATGCCACGACCATGACGGCGGACTTCGCCCGCTTCCTGGACGAGCATCGTGACCAGCTCACAGCCCTGCGCATCCTCTACGGCTTGCCGGCGGCGACCAAGCGTTTGACCTACGCCAGTCTTGAGGAGCTGCGCGACGCCATGCTCCAGCCGCCATGGCTCCTGGAGCCGCTCGCCATTTGGAGCGCCTATCGCCGGCTGCAGGGCGACAAGGTGCGGGCCAATCCGGCAAAAACCCTGACCGACATCGTCGCGCTGGTGCGGTTTGCCATCGGCAAGGCGGAGACGCTGGCGCCGCTCTCGTCCGACATGGCCGGCCGCTTCAATCTGTGGCTCGGCCGCGAGCAGCGGGCGGGGCGGCACTACACGCAGGAGCAGCTCGGCTGGCTGGAAGCCATCCGCGACTATCTCGCCGCCAACATCGAGGTGACCACCGCCGACCTCCAGGACCAATTCGAGGGCAGGGGCGGTATCATCGGCGCACGGCGGGCTTTCGGCCAGCGCCTCGAGCCGCTACTCGACGAGCTTCAGGACGCATTGGTGGCGTAAGCGGGGGACGGGTGAAGGCGAAGCGTTTGGCGGCGAGTGGGCCGATTGAAGGTCCGTGGACGCTGCCGGGCGGCTGGCGATGGGAGCGGCTGGGCGACCTAGTTGAACGTTGTCCCGAAAAGGTCCTTCCCTCTGCTGGCGGCGATCTGCCTTTCGTAGGCATGGACAGCATCCCGTCCGGCGAGATGCGGGTAACCCAGACAGTGCCCTTTGCGAGCCTTCGAAGCGCGGGCAACAAATTCCGGCCTGCTGATGTGCTCTACGGACGCCTAAGACCGTATCTCAACAAGGTCTGGCGAGCGGATCGGCATGGGGCCTGCTCGGGTGAGTTGTTGGTATTGCGGGCCGGACATGAGCTCGACTCCGATTACTTAGCTTACGCCCTGCACGCCCACCACTTCGTCCATTATGCCTCCCATGCCGTTACCGGGGACCGACCTCGCCTCGACTTCGCTGTCATGGCCGAATTCCCGCTCCCGGTGCCCCCGCTTGAGGTGCAGCGGCGCATCGTTGCCCGCATCGACGAACTCTTCGCCGAGATCGACGATGGCGAGGCAGCGCTGGCGCGGGCGCGGGAGGATCTGACGACTTGGCGCAAGGCGCTGCTGAAGGCCGCTGTCACCGGCGAACTCACCGCCGAGTGGCGACGCACGATCAGCGCAGGGGAGAGCGGTGCACAGCTAATCGGCCGACTGCTAGAACAGCGAACCCAGCGATGGACAGCCGATCACAGGAATGCGGGCAAGCGTTACGCGCAACCCACTCAGCCTGATCTGTTCGGAACACCAGCCTTACCGGAAGGCTGGACCTGGGCCAGCATCGAGCAGCTGACCACCGGCGGCATTCGAAACGGCCTCTCCTTGAAAGAGACGGCCAGCCCCTCGCCGGTAAAGGGACTTCGGCTAGACGCCCTCCAAGGCGACCAGGTGGATTGGTCTCGGTTCCGGTTCCTTCCAATTGAGCTGGAGGACGCCCGACCGTATCTGCTCCGCCGAGGTGACCTCCTGATCTCTCGCGCTAACGGGTCACAGCATCTTGTCGGGCGATGCACCCTTGTCGATCGGGACACTGACGACACGATCTTCCCCGACACGGCGATCAGATATCCCTTGGTTGGCGACGCTCGTTTGCAAGCATGGGCGACGATCGTGTGGTCTGCGCCTCAGACGCGAGCTCGCCTCTTGAAACGGGCGAAAACCACGGCAGGGATTCTGAAGGTCTCGCAGGCTGACATTGCGAGTGTGCCCTTGCCGATCCCGCCGACATCCGAGATCGACCTCATCGTCGCGCTAGTCCAAGGGCAACTAGCCGAGGCGGAGGCCGGTGCCGATGATCTTCAGCACCTTGAGCCCACGCCGGCCAAGCTCCGCCAATCCATTCTGTCCGCCGCCTTCCGTGGAGAACTCACCGCATGAACGAGCAGGCGCTCGTCGCCAAGGTTTGGAACTACGCCCATGTCCTCCGGGACGATGGCGTGTCCTATGGCGATTACCTCGGGCAGATCAGCTTCCTGCTTTTCCTGAAGATGGACAAGGAGCGGACCGAGGCTTTGGGCGAGGCCTCGGCCTTGCCGGCCGACGCCAACTGGGACGCGCTCGCTGGCAAGGCGGGCGAGGAGCTGGAACGGACCTACCGCCGCATTCTCGAAACCCTGTCCCGGCGCACGGACATCGTCGGCACTCTGTTTCTGAAGGCCGAGAACAAGATCGGCGACCCGGCCAAGCTGCAGCGGCTGGTGACGCTGATCGGGGCCGAGACCTGGATGGGCCTCAACGTCGACGTGAAGGGCACCATCTACGAGGGCCTGCTTGAGCGGAACGCCGGCGAGGTGAAGTCCGGCGCCGGCCAGTATTTTACTCCGCGGCCGCTGATCGAGGTTATCACCCAGCTGGTGGACCCAGAGCCCGAGCACACGGTGCATGATCCGGCGGTAGGAACCGGCGGCTTCCTGCTCGCGGCTTACGAGCACATGAAGGCCAAGCCTGCGGCACGAGACCGGAAGGTCGCCAAGGCTCTCCGCGAGGAGAAACTTTCGGGCACCGATATTGTCGCCGAAGTCGTCCGCCTCTGTGCCATGAACCTCTACCTGCACGGTATCGGCGGCGCGGTCTCGCCAGTGCGTCAGGCGGATGCGCTGCTGGACCGGGGCGACCAGTCTTTCGACGTCATCTTGACCAACCCGCCGTTCGGCAAGCGCCAGTCCTTCCGCATCGTCCGCGAGGATGGTGGGATCGACAGCGAGCGGCAGGACTATGTCCGTGACGACTTCACCGTCACCACGGGCAACAAGCAGCTGAATTTTCTACAGCACATTATGTCGATCCTGAAGGTCGGCGGCAGCGCGGCCGTGGTCATGCCGGACAACGTTCTGTTCGAGGGCGGCGCTGGCGAGGCCCTTCGCAAGCGGCTGCTGGAGGAGTTTGACTTCCACACCCTGCTGCGGCTGCCGACCGGCATCTTCTACAGCCAGGGCGTGAAGGCCAACGTCCTGTTCTTTGATCGGGTGGCGCCCGGCAGCGGGATCGGCACCCGCGAGCTATGGGTCTACGACCTGCGCACAAACCAGCGCTTCACCCTGCGCGAGCGGCCGCTGAAGCGGTCGGATCTGGACGAATTCGTCGCCTGCTATGGCGACAAGCGGAAGCGGCTCGAGCGTCAGGAGACCGATCGCTTCCGCCGGTTCGAATACGAAGAGCTGGCGAAGCGGGACAAGCTGAACCTCGATATCTTCTGGCTAAAGGACGCCAGCGCCACCGACCCGGACAGCCTCCCACCGCCGGCTGAGCTGGCGGCGGAGATTGTCGACAGCCTTGAGACCGCGCTGCAGATGTTTCGGTCGGTGGCGGGGAAGTTGGCCTAAGGTCCTAACGATTCAGCTGTAACAAGGTCTCCAGCCACGGACCCAGGGTGTTTGAAGATGAGGCCAGATCTGTCGAGAATTATCGTCGGAGGCAGTGCCGCGAACGATCATCAATGAGCCCCTAAGTCCGTCATGGTTTGCTGGATCAGGGCCATGAATACCCTGGAAATAACCGCTCGGGCCGAGGCTCTCAATTTCAGCCGGATGGTGTCGGCCAACCAACAGATAGAGCCAGAACCTCGTGAGATGCTCCTGCGGAACTTCTCCCAGTCCGACCTTGGTTGTAAAGTGCCGGATGGCCTTCAGCGCCAGCTCCACTGAACCCTTTCCTGTCTCGCTGAGGTCCTGAAGTCGATCGACCTCGGCAGGCGTCATGCATGCTTCCACCCCAAGATGCCGAAGCTTTTTGTATGGTGGTAGCCACTCTGGCTTCGGTCTTGAGAAGATGCTGCCCTCACCTGGTCGCTGGAGAAGGACGTAGGGCCCGCGCGGAACTTCGATGCGATACCAATCCATTGTTGTTGCTGTTACGCCATCGGTGGAACGACTTTCGCGTTCCCACATCGGCAGATGTTCGACGCCCGGTGCCGCAAGGCTAATGACTCCCCCCATCGTGCTATTGAATTCGTCTGGCGCCATTAGCACTTCGTCAGCGAGGAAAGCTTTCAGCTCCGCTCGGGACGGCGCCTTGAGAGCAGGTGGCTCAACCACGAGGGGTGTGGACACGTCGATGAGGAAAGCGGACTGGATGGGGCGAGAGAGTTTCCCTTCGGCCAGACAGCGTTCTGCATAGATCGGGTCAAGGAGGCGCCAAGGATTGTCGGCCATCTCGCGGCGCGGGTCCTTGGCATGCCACCTCAAAAGGTCGGCATGGATCTCCAATTGGGACCGCGACTGTTGATCCCAATGCCACTTACTCGCTCCAAACTCGTGAAGGATCTCAATCGCGCGGAGAGTTTCAGGGAACACTCCGGTGACGTCCTTTTCTGCCTTGGCTGTCCTCGATGCGCATCTCGCCTCCTCGATGCGACTTGCGAAAATCTTGGCTTGTTGAATGGCAAGAAGGCCGGTCATGGCTTCCGCAATTAGAGGGCCATACTTTTTCTCCAATTTTGCGACCGCCTTATTGGCGGCTCTTTCAGCGGTGAGGAGCGGCGTCGAACTGTCCAATGGATGAAGCTGCCGATTGACGGCCGTCGCCCGAGTCTCTTCATCCACCGTATCAGCGCTGGCCGCTTGCATCATCAACTCGACAGCTTTCAATTGTGATTTGAATTCCGCGAAAGCGTTCTCGACCACATCAAAGGCATCCATCTCGAACTCTCCTGGCAAAACTTCCCAGTGTATAGGATGAGATGTTCGCTGCCCGGTAGGGCGATCTGCTGCGCGAGGATCGGCGCCAGAGAAAGTACTGGATAGCTAATCTTCACCCGGGCGGATCTGGTCGGGTGAGGCGCAATACCGCAGAAACAACGCAGGGCGATTGTTTCTGCTTGCGGATTTCCGTTCGGAAATCAGAGCCCGCTGGAGCGGGGGTTCCGCGGAATGAAATTCCCCGGGCGGTCCATTGTCATGGCCCGTGGCGGGCTTCGCCCTTTCGCTCCTGCCTGTCGGCAGGACGCGGTTTGTTGCTCTCATTCAGTCCTGACGTCCTGATTGAGCCTGGTAGGTGAACCGACGTGTGTCCTGCTCGAGATAGATGCCGCCTGCTGGCAGGTGCTTCTCGGCTACCGAGGTAGCAAGCAAAGGAGCGCCGTCGCGAACGGTGGCAATCAGTGTCTCATCCAGAAGAGCACCAAAGAGGTCGTCGCGTGAGCTTATTCTCGGGTCGGCGGCTAGCTGAGCACGGTCGTGAGCGGCCGCGCGGCCACGAAGGCGCTGGATGAGAGCCTGCTCCAGGGTTCCGGCATTCATCGGCACACCAACCCGCTGAAGTGCCGAGGGACATTCTTCCTCGACCTCGCGCCGCATCATCTCAACCAGCTTGTAGGCCTCAACCGCGGCCTCAAGTCGCCGCGGGTCCGTCCCCTCGGGCGCGGTGAAGCCGGTCTCCTGCACCTCACGAAGCTCCTCAGTCGACCGATGCGCCTGCCAGTAGACGCCCGCCCAGAAACGGCTTGCGGGCACCAGGGCGGCTCGGTCGACGTCACGCTGCTGGTAGGGCTCGATCGCACGAACCAGCTCGCGCTCGAGCGCATCCTGGAAGATCAGCCGCGCTTCGCTGGCGGTCAGATCCGTTCGGCCCTTATATACTAGCACCAACCCCTCCCATGCGACGGACAGCTGCGCCGCCCGTCGCCGGGCGGTCAGCGGGTCCGAGGTCCCCAGACTGATGGTTATAGGTTGAGATTGCCGAAACGGCACAGGCAGTCGGCGGCGGTAGGAGTAACGGGCGCCGCGGCGGCGCAGGTAGGAGGCATGGGACATGGGTCGGCCTTTCGGCTGCCGTCCCGATGATCCATGCTGCGGCGGACGAATGGCGCCGGCCCGAGTCAAACTGCCACTTTGATGCGACAGTCTGGTGCTACAGTCCGGCACCCCGCGGGGGTGCACCGGGACGCAGCAAAGGCGGATTTCTGCTGATCTTGGCCGAAAGTGGAGCGGGTAGCGGGAATCGAACCCGCGCGTTCAGCTTGGGAAGCTGACAGGCTACCATTACATCATACCCGCGTCGCGGTGCGGGAGGGCGATTGCCACAGGGCCGCCACCCCATCAAGCCAGAAAGAAGAAAGGCGCCGCTCCGCGGATGCGGAGCGACGCCCTTCGTCTGGCCCGAAGCCTGCGCTTAGAAGCCGATGCTCAGCGTGGCCGAGAAGGTCCGCGGCGCACCGATCTGGACGAACGGCGGGTTGCCGTAGACACCCGAGGTGGCGTTGACCGTCTGGCTGAGGTTGCCGCCGAACCCACCGACGTAGGTCTCGTCGAACAGGTTGTAGATGTTCAGCTGGACATAGGTCTTCGGCCCGATGAACTTGCCCATGTCGATGCGGGCGTCCGCATTGACGAGCCAGTATGCGGGAGCCTTGGCACCGTAGATCTGCGTCACGCCCGAAGGAACGTCCACGTCGCCGCTGAAGATCGGTAGGTTGTTGTCATAGACGTAGCGCGGTCCGGTGCGCTTGGCGGTGACGCCGAGCTGCACGATGCCGAGCTGACCGACCGCCGACGCGCCATAAGTGTAGGTCGGCGTGCCGGCCTCGCGCTTGCCGGCCGTGAACGCGCAATTGCGCAGCAGGGTGGCGTTGGTGGTGCCGGTCGGCGGGCTGCCGCAGTCGAAGGTCGAACCGCCGCCGAGCTGCAGATCGTCCTGGATCTCCGACTTGTTCCACGACCCGAAGGTGTAGAGCGTCAGCTGCGAGATGGGCGAGAAGGCGACGGAGCCGTCGATGCCCCACTTGTTCACGCGGCCGAGGTTCCGGTAGACCGTCGCGTTCAGTTCCGGATCATAGGCCGAGGCCAGGCGATCCGTGAAGCGCGTATACCACACGCCGAGCTGCGCCTGCACCTGCCGGCTGCGATAGCGAACACCGGCATCGAAGGTGTCGGTCAGCTCGGGCCGCGGCTTGGCGCCATCCGTCCCCACCGGGAAGAAGAAGGCGTTGTAGAGGTTGTCCGTGCCCGGAACCGAGATGCCCTTGGCGTAGCTGACGAACGTGCTGAGACGCGGCGTCAGGTCATACAGCAGGCCGACGTTCGGGAGGACCTTGCTGTACTTGAGGACGCGGCGCTGGGCCGGCTGCCAGTTCGGGTTCAACGTGGCGGCGGTGGTGAGGGTCGCCGCGCTCGAGCATTCGACGAAACCGCTGGCCGAGCTGGTCAGGCAGTTCTGCTGGAGGTCGCGCTCGAAGAAGGGAGCACGGACGCCGGCATTGACCGTCAGCTGCCCGAATTCGCCACGATACTCACCCGCGATCTGGTTGAGCGTGGCATAGGACTGGCGATCGCGCTTCTGGAGCACGAGGCCGCCCGCGCCCGCCACCGGATCGTTGACCGGGAACACGTCATTCGGCTCGCCGTCCACGCCCACGAAGCCGACTTCGCCGGTCTGGCGGTGGTTGGCACGGTCGTAGGTGTAGCTGAGGCGGAGCGTATGCGCTTGGTTGATGTCCCAGCGCAGGCCCGAGATCACGCCATAGCGACGCGTGCGGGTCTGGCTCGGGGCGACCACGGTGACCTGGTCGAGCAGATCGCCGTCACCGTTGAGGTCGCGGCCGAAGAAGGGGTTGCCGCCGAAGTAGCCGAACGCGCAGGTCACGGTCGCGCTGTTTGCCGCAGTCGAGCAGTTCGCACGCGACGGCTCGGTGCCGCCAGCGGTAGCCGGATTGAGGTCGTAGCCGAACTCGCGCGCAGTGGCGGTGCCGCCGCCGTTGGCCTTCACATACTGGAAGCTCGGGTCGACGGTGAGGGTCAGGCTCTCGGTCAGCGTGAAGCGCGAAGCGCCGCGGATGTTGCCCGTGTTCGACGGATTGTAACGGCGGTCGAATTCGGTGCCGCAGCTGTTGGTGGTGTCAGCCACGCCGGCCTGCGGGGTGTCGGTCGTGCACGGGAAGTTGATGTTGTATTGACGGTCGTCACTGCCCGCCGGGAAGCGGTTGGGAACGACGCGGCCGGCATCTTCACGCAGCTGGACCGAACCGAAGAAGTTGTTGCGGTTCTCGTTGTAGTGGCCCGAGATGCTGACGAAATCGCCGTTGTTGCCGATCGGCTGGTAGATGCGGGCGTTGTACTGCTGCTTGTCGACGCGGCCGTAGTTGTTGAACGGATTGTCGTTCTTGGCGGTCGACGCCGAGATGAAGGCGCGGGTTCCGAACGGCCCGATCTCGCCGGTGTCGACGACGCCGAAGAAGCGACGGAAGCTGTATTCGCCGACCGAAGCCACGCCCTGCGCGCTGAAGGTGCGGCTGGGCAGGCGGGTGCGATAGTTGACGGTGCCGCCGACGGCCGAAGCGGTCGGCGAGTCGACGTCGGTGGTGCCGAGGTTGACGTTGACCTGCTCGATCAGCTCGGGGTCGAGCTGCTGGTTCGAGTAGATGGCATAGTTGCCGCTGTCGTTGAGCGGGATGCCGTCGAAGGTCAGGCTGATGCGGCTGGAGTCGAAGCCGCGGATGTTGAGCGTTCCGCCCGACGAACCGTAGGCGTCGTTGTTCTGGAAGCTGACGCCCGGCACCAGATTGATGGTGTCGAGGATGGTCTGGCCCGGATTGGAGCGGCTGATCGCTTCTTGGGTGAGCGCAACCTTCGGCTTGCTGGTATCGGGGGTCTGGACGCCGCCCACTTCCTGGGTGCGCGTGCCGGTGACGATGATGGCTTCTTCTTCGAAGTCGACCGAACCGGTCGACTGGGCAAAGGCTGTCGTCGGCGCAAAGATGGCAGCCGAGGTGCAGAGCAGGAATAGCTTCTTCACGTGGGTGTCCCCGATGATGGTGTGAGTGACTGACGCGTGTTCGTGCAGTTCACCGGGGCCGCTAGGGCGAGATTAAGACAGGAAAGTGACGCCCGATCCCGGACATCACCTTTCGCTCAAGCTCTGTTGTTGCGATGCAACATGTGCCGGTCGCCACCCCCGCGACTCGGGCGGCCTCACAGCAGTTTAACGTGTCATTTTCAAGTGACCTTCCCGTCCATCCGCCGTCCGAGCCGCACGAACAGGAGGATGAGTGGCGGGACGAACACAATCGACAGCACGACCTTCGACAGCATCTGGCCGCCGAGCAGCGCGGCGATCGGGAAGACACCGTAGAAGGCGACGGTGATGAAGATGAGCGTGTCGACGATCTGGCTCAGCACAGAGGCGACGGCCGAGCGCACCCACAGCAGCTTCGACCCTTCGCGGCCCTTCAGCGCGGTGAAGATGGTGACGTTCAGCACCTGGCTGGTGCCATAGGCGACGATGCCGGCCAGCCAGATGCGGATGTTCGACGCCATGATCGTCTCGAATGCGCCAAGCCGCTCCGGCTCCATCTTGGCCGAGGCGGGCAGGGCAAGGACCAGCAGCGTCAGCGCCGCGGACATCAGCAGCGGCACGAAGCCCCAGACCACCAGCTTGTTGGCGATCGAGCGCCCGTGGAGCTCGGCGATCGCGCTCGACGTCACGACCAGCAGCAGGAAGGCGAAGATGCCCGCCTCCACCGCCAGCGGCCCAAGCGCCACCTGCTTGTTGCCCAGCACCCCGGCGATGCAGACCATGCCGCCGTAGAAGATGCCGAAGCCGAACAGGGACGGGGCGATGAGGCGGCTTGTCGCCACGGTGTCGTTGCTCATGGAGCGGGAGGGGTAACGGTTCGGAGGCAAAGTGCAACCGGCCGCACTTGTCGGGGCAGGGTGCCATGGCCACCTCCTGCCTTTTCCCCGGCGGCGAGGAGCCAAGCATGAAGACCAGCGGCAACACCATTCTCCTTACCGGCGGTGGCTCGGGCATCGGCCAGGCGCTCGCGCGGCGATGGCACGATGCCGGCAATCGGGTGGTGGTTGCCGGCCGGCGAACGGATGCGTTGGAAGAAACGGCGGCGGGGCGTCCCGGCATCCATGTCGAGCGGCTCGACGTCGACGATGTCGACGGCCTCCGCGCCAATGTCGCTGCCATCCTCCGCCGTCACCCGACCATCAACGTGCTGGTGAACAATGCCGGAATCATGCGCTTCGAGCGACTGGACCGTGCGCGCGACCTCGCCGATGCCGAGGCGACGATCGCCACCAACCTGCTTGGGCCGATCCGGCTCACCGACGCCCTGGTCGAGCATCTGTCGGCCCAGCCCGAGGCGGCCATCGTCAACGTCACTTCCGGCCTCGCCTTCGTTCCGCTGATGTCGACCCCGACCTACAGCGCCACCAAGGCCGCCATCCACAGCTACACGGTCTCGCTCCGCGAGGCCCTGCGCGGCCGAATCGAGGTGATCGAGCTGGCGCCGCCCGGAGTCCAGACGGACCTCACGCCGGGCCAGTCGACGCGTCCTGGCTACCAGCCGCTGGACGATTTCGCCGATGAGGTCATGGCCCTGTTCGCACGGCAGCCCACCCCCGAGGAGATACTGGTCAGGAACGTGCAGGGCTTCCGCCACGCCGAGCGCGACGGAAAGTTCGAGGATGCCTTCGCCATGCTCAGCGAGCGGGCGCGCGAAACCCTCTCGACATTGCCCTGATGGGGCGCGGAGCGGGCGGGCGAAGGTTGACCAACCCCCGCGCCGTCCCTAACCGCCCGCCCTCGTGAGTTCCGCGCCCCATGCCACCGACATCCTCGCCATGGGCGACGCGCTGGTCGACGTCATCGCCACCTGCGACGACGACTTCCTGACCCGCTTCGACCTGCCCAAGGGCGCGATGCAATTGCTCGACGCCGCACAGGCGCTGGCGCTCTACGACGCGATGGGCACGGCCCGCGAGACGAGCGGCGGATCGGCCGCCAACAGCATGGCCGGCGCGGCGGCGATGGGAGCGGACGTCGCCTTCCTCGGCCAGATCGCCACCGACCAGCTCGGCACCATCTTCACCCACGACATGCGTGCACTGGGTGTCAAGTTCGACACGCCGCCGCTGACCGACGGTCCGCCAACCGGCCGCTGCCTGATCCTCGTCACCGCGGACGGCGAGCGGACGATGAACACCTGTCCCGGCGCGGCCCACTGCCTGCCGCCCTCGGCGGTCGACGAAGCGGCCGTTCGCGCCGCCTCCATCCTCTATCTCGAAGGCTATCTGTTCGGCCCCGAGCTGCCCCGCGCCGCAATGTTCAAGGCGATCGACATCGCCCACGCCGCCGACCGGACCGTCGCCTTTACTCTTTCCGAAAGCGTCTGCCTCCCAGGCCGCAAGGAGCCGCTCCAGCAATTGATCGCCGGCGGCGGAATCGATCTCATCTTCGCCAACGAGAGCGAGGCGCTGCAGCTCGCCGGCGCGGCCGACCTCGACGAGGCGATCCGCCGCCTGTCGCAACAGGTGAAGACCCTTGTCTTCACTCGCGGCCCCGCCGGCGCGCTCGCCTTCGAGGGCGGCGTCATGACCGAAGTCCCGGCCATCGGCGTCGGCCAGGTGGTCGACACCACTGGCGCCGGCGACCTGTTTGCCGCCGGCTTCCTCGCCGCCCGCTGCAAGGGTCACCCGATTGACCGCCAGCTGATGACCGGCGGAATCGCGGCGGCCGAGATCATCAGCCACTTCGGCGCCCGCCCGGTCGCCGACCTCGCCGAACTGGTGAAGCTGTGAGCGGCGGCGGCCCCTATACCGACAGGCCGGGCCCGCTCCCGGCCGACCTCGTCCCGCAGCCGGGCGCCCGGCCGATCCGCCGGATCGCCGTCTATTGCGGAAGCGCACCCGGCAATGATCCCCGCTTCGCCGAGGCGGCCGTCGCGCTGATCGAGGAGATGGCGAGCCGCGGTATCGACCTCGTCTATGGCGGCGGCAAGCTCGGCCTGATGGGCCTGATCGCCGACACGATGCTCGAGCGCGGCGGCAAGGTCCTCGGGGTCATCCCCGCCGCCCTCGTCGACAAGGAAGTGGCGCACCTCGGTCTCACCGAACTGCACCAGGTCGCCGGCATGCACGAGCGCAAGGCGAAGATGACCGAGCTGTGCGACGCCTTCGTCTGCCTGCCGGGCGGTATCGGCACCCTGGACGAAATGTTTGAAGCCTGGACATGGAACGCGCTCGGCTATCACGCCCAGCCCTTCTGCCTGCTCAACGTCGACGGCTTCTGGGACGGACTCGCCACCTTCATGGACCATGTGTCCGCCAGCGGCTTCCTCAGCCAGGCGCGCCGCGACCAGTTGCTGATGGCCGCTACCCCGGCCGAAGCCATCGACAGGCTGGACGAAGCAG is from Sphingomonas sp. LHG3406-1 and encodes:
- a CDS encoding TonB-dependent receptor gives rise to the protein MKKLFLLCTSAAIFAPTTAFAQSTGSVDFEEEAIIVTGTRTQEVGGVQTPDTSKPKVALTQEAISRSNPGQTILDTINLVPGVSFQNNDAYGSSGGTLNIRGFDSSRISLTFDGIPLNDSGNYAIYSNQQLDPELIEQVNVNLGTTDVDSPTASAVGGTVNYRTRLPSRTFSAQGVASVGEYSFRRFFGVVDTGEIGPFGTRAFISASTAKNDNPFNNYGRVDKQQYNARIYQPIGNNGDFVSISGHYNENRNNFFGSVQLREDAGRVVPNRFPAGSDDRQYNINFPCTTDTPQAGVADTTNSCGTEFDRRYNPSNTGNIRGASRFTLTESLTLTVDPSFQYVKANGGGTATAREFGYDLNPATAGGTEPSRANCSTAANSATVTCAFGYFGGNPFFGRDLNGDGDLLDQVTVVAPSQTRTRRYGVISGLRWDINQAHTLRLSYTYDRANHRQTGEVGFVGVDGEPNDVFPVNDPVAGAGGLVLQKRDRQSYATLNQIAGEYRGEFGQLTVNAGVRAPFFERDLQQNCLTSSASGFVECSSAATLTTAATLNPNWQPAQRRVLKYSKVLPNVGLLYDLTPRLSTFVSYAKGISVPGTDNLYNAFFFPVGTDGAKPRPELTDTFDAGVRYRSRQVQAQLGVWYTRFTDRLASAYDPELNATVYRNLGRVNKWGIDGSVAFSPISQLTLYTFGSWNKSEIQDDLQLGGGSTFDCGSPPTGTTNATLLRNCAFTAGKREAGTPTYTYGASAVGQLGIVQLGVTAKRTGPRYVYDNNLPIFSGDVDVPSGVTQIYGAKAPAYWLVNADARIDMGKFIGPKTYVQLNIYNLFDETYVGGFGGNLSQTVNATSGVYGNPPFVQIGAPRTFSATLSIGF
- a CDS encoding queuosine precursor transporter, producing MSNDTVATSRLIAPSLFGFGIFYGGMVCIAGVLGNKQVALGPLAVEAGIFAFLLLVVTSSAIAELHGRSIANKLVVWGFVPLLMSAALTLLVLALPASAKMEPERLGAFETIMASNIRIWLAGIVAYGTSQVLNVTIFTALKGREGSKLLWVRSAVASVLSQIVDTLIFITVAFYGVFPIAALLGGQMLSKVVLSIVFVPPLILLFVRLGRRMDGKVT
- a CDS encoding SDR family oxidoreductase, giving the protein MKTSGNTILLTGGGSGIGQALARRWHDAGNRVVVAGRRTDALEETAAGRPGIHVERLDVDDVDGLRANVAAILRRHPTINVLVNNAGIMRFERLDRARDLADAEATIATNLLGPIRLTDALVEHLSAQPEAAIVNVTSGLAFVPLMSTPTYSATKAAIHSYTVSLREALRGRIEVIELAPPGVQTDLTPGQSTRPGYQPLDDFADEVMALFARQPTPEEILVRNVQGFRHAERDGKFEDAFAMLSERARETLSTLP
- a CDS encoding adenosine kinase, translated to MSSAPHATDILAMGDALVDVIATCDDDFLTRFDLPKGAMQLLDAAQALALYDAMGTARETSGGSAANSMAGAAAMGADVAFLGQIATDQLGTIFTHDMRALGVKFDTPPLTDGPPTGRCLILVTADGERTMNTCPGAAHCLPPSAVDEAAVRAASILYLEGYLFGPELPRAAMFKAIDIAHAADRTVAFTLSESVCLPGRKEPLQQLIAGGGIDLIFANESEALQLAGAADLDEAIRRLSQQVKTLVFTRGPAGALAFEGGVMTEVPAIGVGQVVDTTGAGDLFAAGFLAARCKGHPIDRQLMTGGIAAAEIISHFGARPVADLAELVKL
- a CDS encoding TIGR00730 family Rossman fold protein translates to MSGGGPYTDRPGPLPADLVPQPGARPIRRIAVYCGSAPGNDPRFAEAAVALIEEMASRGIDLVYGGGKLGLMGLIADTMLERGGKVLGVIPAALVDKEVAHLGLTELHQVAGMHERKAKMTELCDAFVCLPGGIGTLDEMFEAWTWNALGYHAQPFCLLNVDGFWDGLATFMDHVSASGFLSQARRDQLLMAATPAEAIDRLDEAARNATQGMVW